In one Fusarium falciforme chromosome 5, complete sequence genomic region, the following are encoded:
- a CDS encoding Nudix hydrolase domain-containing protein, translating to MSSSASGDSGAGGRSMESRVGRSKQRYNTKGERLVAGIVPLTPDQNYVLLIQSTRRKGWVLPKGGWESDETCQEAAEREAWEEAGITVQISYDLGDIDEKRAPKSTKDRSRYHFFEGVVTGEYDDWPESHKRERQWFSFAQAWEALSTRPELQEALERSTMSRA from the exons ATGTCGAGTTCTGCCTCTGGCGACTCGGGCGCTGGTGGCCGGTCAATGGAGTCCCGAGTGGGCAGAAGCAAGCAAC GTTACAACACCAAGGGTGAACGTCTCGTCGCTGGCATCGTGCCCCTCACACCCGATCAGAACTATGTGCTGTTGATCCAGTCCACCCGGCGAAAAGGTTGGGTCTTGCCCAAGGGCGGCTGGGAATCGGACGAGACGTGCCAAGAGGCTGCCGAGCGAGAGGCTTGGGAAGAGGCCGGCATCACCGTCCAGATCAGCTACGACCTCGGCGACATCGATGAGAAGCGCGCGCCCAAGTCAACAAAAGACCGGTCAAGATACCACTTCTTCGAGGGCGTCGTCACTGGCGAGTACGACGACTGGCCCGAGAGCCACAAGCGCGAACGCCAGTGGTTCTCTTTTGCTCAGGCCTGGGAAGCCTTGTCAACAAGACCAGAGCTGCAGGAGGCTTTGGAGCGGTCTACCATGAGCCGGGCATAG